The following proteins come from a genomic window of Halictus rubicundus isolate RS-2024b chromosome 8, iyHalRubi1_principal, whole genome shotgun sequence:
- the LOC143356707 gene encoding UPAR/Ly6 domain-containing protein cold-like yields MTVNKYCLLLVVACCFSLGHALECYVCNKQEGNTEKCLKSTKTCEQGQDTCLTEIRWGSTPYWSQGAKKQFYVSKKCSTKKECERIKKANMPDCTYIWYQDWKCSDCCQGDKCNYFVISGVQKLQPSWMIGVVFTISVFNLCSRT; encoded by the exons ATGACAGTAAACAAATATTGTTTACTACTGGTCGTTGCGTGCTGCTTCTCTCTCG GCCACGCCCTGGAATGTTATGTGTGCAACAAGCAGGAAGGTAACAcggaaaaatgtttgaaaagcACAAAGACTTGCGAACAAGGCCAGGATACTTGTCTCACCGAGATCAGATGGGGAA GTACACCATATTGGTCCCAGGGCGCCAAGAAACAATTTTACGTTTCCAAAAAGTGTTCCACCAAAAAGGAATGCGAAAGGATAAAAAAGGCGAACATGCCTGATTGCACATACATCTGGTATCAGGACTGGAAATGCTCGGATTGCTGTCAAGGAGACAAATGCAATTATTTTGTCATA TCTGGCGTTCAAAAGTTGCAACCATCCTGGATGATAGGCGTCGTGTTCACGATATCCGTGTTTAATTTATGTTCTAGAACGTAA